A genome region from Altererythrobacter aquiaggeris includes the following:
- a CDS encoding class I SAM-dependent methyltransferase — MSEKTSFGYEDIATEEKTARVGEVFSKVAEKYDIMNDAMSGGMHRLWKDRFVRRVKPRPGEAILDMAGGTGDIAFRMEPFGAEVTVADINQEMLDVGVARAIGRGIDSLVWSRQNAEELSYPGGTFDAYTIVFGIRNVTHIDKALAEAHRVLKHGGRFYCMEFSTTNWPGFKQVYDLYSHRLMPKIGKAIADDEASYRYLAESIRRFPPMPEFERMIRAAGFARTKAEPILGGAVAIHSGWKI; from the coding sequence ATGAGTGAGAAAACGTCCTTTGGATATGAAGATATCGCCACAGAAGAGAAAACCGCGCGGGTAGGCGAGGTTTTCTCCAAGGTTGCTGAAAAATACGACATCATGAATGATGCCATGTCAGGCGGGATGCACCGTTTGTGGAAGGACCGCTTCGTGCGCCGCGTAAAGCCCCGGCCGGGCGAGGCGATACTCGATATGGCCGGCGGGACAGGCGATATCGCCTTTCGCATGGAACCATTCGGAGCCGAAGTAACGGTGGCCGATATCAACCAGGAAATGCTCGATGTCGGCGTTGCCCGGGCGATCGGGCGCGGAATCGATTCGCTGGTCTGGTCGCGGCAAAATGCGGAGGAGTTATCCTATCCCGGCGGCACTTTTGATGCCTATACCATCGTGTTCGGTATCCGGAATGTTACGCATATCGACAAGGCTCTGGCCGAAGCGCACCGCGTTCTAAAACATGGCGGGCGGTTTTATTGTATGGAGTTTTCGACCACAAACTGGCCGGGGTTCAAGCAGGTATATGATCTATACTCTCACCGATTGATGCCAAAGATAGGCAAGGCCATCGCCGATGACGAAGCGTCCTATCGCTATCTCGCAGAATCGATCCGCCGTTTTCCGCCCATGCCCGAATTTGAACGGATGATACGGGCCGCCGGTTTTGCCCGTACCAAAGCGGAACCGATATTAGGCGGTGCCGTTGCAATTCACTCCGGCTGGAAGATTTAG
- the mutM gene encoding bifunctional DNA-formamidopyrimidine glycosylase/DNA-(apurinic or apyrimidinic site) lyase, producing MPELPEVETTVRGLARFLQGERLARVTLNRADLRRPFPQDLVQVLTGARVTTLARRAKYGLIHTDRAQTMIFHLGMSGRWRIDPDTIDKHDHLVIETANHRFALCDPRRFGSVDLVAENALDLWPQFAAMGPEPLEDDFTPAHLYAAFAGRRQAIKLMLLDQRIVVGLGNIYVCEALYRARINPRRAAGRVSHAALQRLVPAIREVLNASIEDGGSSLRDYARPDGELGYFATRFDVYGREGEACKRGDGTVRRIAQGGRSTWYCASCQR from the coding sequence ATGCCAGAGCTTCCCGAAGTCGAAACAACCGTGCGCGGTCTTGCCCGCTTTCTTCAGGGCGAACGATTGGCGCGCGTCACGCTGAACCGCGCGGATTTGCGCCGCCCTTTCCCGCAAGATCTGGTGCAAGTGCTGACCGGCGCACGCGTAACCACGCTGGCCCGGCGGGCAAAATATGGATTGATCCACACTGATCGCGCGCAGACGATGATATTCCATCTGGGGATGAGCGGGCGCTGGCGCATCGATCCCGATACTATCGATAAACATGACCATCTGGTGATCGAAACAGCCAACCACAGGTTTGCGCTATGCGATCCGCGGCGCTTTGGGTCGGTCGATCTCGTGGCCGAAAATGCGCTCGACCTGTGGCCGCAATTTGCCGCGATGGGCCCCGAACCGCTCGAGGATGATTTCACGCCTGCACATCTTTACGCTGCCTTTGCTGGCCGCAGGCAAGCCATCAAGCTGATGTTGCTTGATCAGCGAATCGTCGTCGGCCTTGGCAATATATATGTCTGCGAAGCTCTCTACCGCGCCCGGATAAATCCCCGCCGCGCGGCGGGCCGGGTTTCGCATGCGGCCCTTCAACGGCTGGTTCCGGCAATCAGGGAAGTGCTCAATGCCTCGATCGAGGATGGTGGTTCGTCGCTGCGCGACTATGCCCGGCCTGATGGCGAGCTGGGATATTTTGCCACCCGGTTTGACGTCTATGGGCGCGAAGGCGAAGCGTGCAAACGCGGTGACGGAACTGTGCGGCGGATCGCTCAGGGCGGGCGCAGCACATGGTATTGCGCCAGCTGCCAGCGGTAA
- the rpsT gene encoding 30S ribosomal protein S20 — protein MANTPQAKKRIRRNDRRAEVNGARVSRIRGFVKKVEAAIEGGDKKVAQAALKDAQPELARGVARGVMHKNTVARKMSRLSKRVAAL, from the coding sequence ATGGCCAATACGCCGCAAGCCAAAAAACGTATCCGTCGCAACGATCGCCGCGCCGAAGTCAACGGTGCCCGCGTCAGCCGCATCCGCGGCTTCGTGAAGAAGGTCGAAGCCGCCATCGAAGGCGGTGACAAGAAAGTCGCGCAAGCTGCACTTAAAGACGCCCAGCCTGAACTGGCCCGCGGTGTTGCACGCGGCGTGATGCACAAGAACACGGTTGCGCGCAAAATGTCGCGACTGTCGAAGCGAGTGGCAGCGCTCTGA
- the dnaA gene encoding chromosomal replication initiator protein DnaA translates to MKGEKQEDTEAVTLAADWGDISQGLRKDLGHQLHSQWIKPIQIGGFCKETGTLDLFLPTDFSATWVQDRFADRLSLAWKIARSEVRNVRIQVHPGRRQLPELRLGHNGRRPANDGMGMGIGGAMSLSAGTIGERGFTSSVGLDPSLTFAAFVTGTTNVLACNAAQRMAATDTPQFSPLYLKAATGQGKTHLLHAIGHSYLAAHPRARIFYCSAERFMVEFVQALKQNQMIEFKARLRSFDLLLVDDIQFIIGKASAQEELLYTIDALLAEGKRLVFAADRAPQALDGVEPRLLSRLSMGLVADIQPADIELRRQVLDSKLTRFAPLEVPADVIEFLARTITRNVRELVGGLNKLIAYAQLTGQEVCLKLAEEQLTDILSANRRRITIDEIQRTVCQFYRLDRSEMSSKRRARAVVRPRQVAMYLAKVLTPRSYPEIGRKFGGRDHSTVIHAVRLIEDLRKRDADMDGDVRSLLRQLES, encoded by the coding sequence ATGAAGGGCGAAAAGCAGGAAGACACAGAAGCGGTGACGCTGGCTGCCGATTGGGGCGATATCAGCCAGGGACTTCGCAAGGATCTGGGTCACCAACTGCATAGCCAGTGGATCAAGCCGATCCAGATTGGCGGCTTCTGCAAGGAAACCGGCACGCTCGATCTGTTTCTCCCGACCGATTTTTCCGCAACCTGGGTCCAGGACCGTTTTGCCGACCGTCTTTCACTTGCCTGGAAAATCGCCCGCAGCGAAGTCCGCAATGTCCGCATCCAGGTCCATCCGGGCCGCCGGCAGCTGCCCGAATTGCGGCTTGGCCATAATGGCCGGCGTCCGGCGAATGACGGGATGGGAATGGGCATTGGCGGCGCCATGTCACTGTCCGCAGGCACGATCGGCGAACGCGGTTTTACATCCTCGGTCGGCCTTGACCCTTCGCTGACATTTGCCGCCTTCGTAACCGGTACGACCAATGTGCTGGCCTGCAACGCGGCGCAGCGCATGGCCGCAACCGATACGCCGCAGTTCAGCCCGCTTTACCTCAAGGCTGCGACCGGACAGGGCAAGACACACCTGCTGCACGCAATCGGTCATTCCTATCTGGCGGCGCATCCGCGCGCGCGCATATTCTATTGCAGCGCAGAACGGTTCATGGTCGAATTTGTCCAGGCTTTGAAACAGAACCAGATGATCGAATTCAAGGCCCGGCTGCGCAGCTTCGATCTGCTGCTGGTTGACGATATCCAGTTCATCATCGGCAAGGCGTCCGCGCAGGAAGAACTGCTTTATACGATCGATGCGCTGCTGGCGGAAGGCAAACGGCTGGTATTTGCCGCCGACCGCGCACCGCAGGCACTCGACGGTGTCGAACCGCGCCTTCTCAGCCGCCTTTCAATGGGGCTGGTGGCCGATATCCAGCCGGCCGATATCGAATTGCGCCGCCAGGTGCTGGATTCCAAGCTGACCCGCTTCGCTCCGCTCGAAGTGCCCGCGGATGTCATCGAATTTCTCGCCCGCACCATCACGCGCAATGTCCGCGAGCTGGTTGGCGGCCTGAACAAACTGATCGCCTATGCCCAGCTGACCGGGCAGGAAGTCTGCCTGAAACTGGCCGAAGAACAATTGACCGATATCCTGTCGGCCAATCGCCGGCGGATCACGATCGACGAAATCCAGCGCACGGTCTGCCAGTTCTACCGGCTCGACCGCAGCGAGATGTCGTCCAAACGCCGCGCCCGCGCTGTGGTGCGCCCGCGTCAGGTGGCGATGTATCTTGCCAAAGTGCTCACGCCGCGTTCCTATCCCGAAATCGGCCGCAAATTCGGCGGCCGCGATCATTCCACCGTCATCCATGCGGTTCGCCTGATCGAGGATTTGCGCAAGCGCGATGCCGATATGGACGGCGATGTTCGCAGCCTGCTGCGACAGTTGGAAAGCTGA
- a CDS encoding HesA/MoeB/ThiF family protein encodes MPLPPERLDRFARHIVLPEIGGAGQVALTAAHIVLTGLGGIGSPALQYLAGAGIGRLTLIDDGDVELSNLQRQTLYTQRDIGHAKAVAARGWLANFDSKIDVHVSDERITRANARAILAGADLVLDGTDNFATRLAVSDACVRLAIPLLSAAVGRFQGQVAAFAGHLPDQACYRCYVGDAFDAEDCDTCAEDGMLGAMAGWAGTFAAMQAIRVLLDGKAALGDPGWGRLHMLDGMKPAMRTLNIAKDPDCKGCGQ; translated from the coding sequence ATGCCGCTCCCGCCCGAACGCCTCGACCGATTTGCCCGCCATATCGTGCTGCCCGAAATCGGCGGTGCGGGTCAGGTAGCGTTGACCGCGGCGCATATTGTGCTGACCGGGCTGGGCGGGATCGGCTCGCCCGCGCTGCAATATCTGGCGGGCGCCGGTATCGGACGGCTGACGCTGATCGACGATGGCGATGTCGAGCTGTCCAATCTGCAACGCCAGACACTTTATACGCAGCGCGACATCGGCCATGCCAAGGCGGTGGCCGCGCGCGGCTGGCTCGCCAATTTCGACAGCAAGATCGACGTTCACGTCAGCGACGAGCGGATCACCCGCGCCAATGCCCGGGCGATTCTGGCAGGGGCCGATCTGGTGCTGGACGGGACGGATAATTTTGCGACACGGCTGGCGGTGTCCGACGCTTGTGTCCGCCTGGCAATTCCGCTGCTCAGCGCAGCGGTCGGGCGGTTTCAGGGCCAGGTCGCGGCCTTTGCGGGACATTTGCCCGATCAGGCCTGTTATCGCTGTTATGTCGGCGATGCTTTCGATGCCGAAGATTGCGACACGTGTGCCGAGGACGGGATGCTGGGCGCGATGGCGGGCTGGGCAGGAACCTTTGCTGCAATGCAGGCCATCCGCGTCTTGCTGGACGGCAAGGCCGCGCTGGGCGATCCCGGGTGGGGCAGGCTGCATATGCTTGACGGAATGAAGCCCGCCATGCGGACACTGAATATTGCCAAAGACCCCGATTGCAAGGGCTGCGGTCAGTAA
- a CDS encoding GFA family protein: MTGHSGSCHCGAMTIELRDDPADAAECNCSLCRRTGALWHHCSPKLVTVSGKGRGYVQGDAMLTTWHCGTCGIVTHWTIIDDPEYDRMAVNLRLFDPALWQNLPRRKIDGASY; this comes from the coding sequence ATGACGGGGCATAGCGGCAGCTGCCACTGCGGCGCGATGACGATAGAATTGCGCGATGATCCCGCTGATGCCGCCGAATGCAATTGCAGCCTGTGCCGCCGCACTGGCGCGCTGTGGCATCATTGTTCGCCAAAACTGGTAACGGTGAGCGGCAAGGGCAGGGGATATGTGCAGGGGGATGCGATGCTGACGACGTGGCATTGCGGCACTTGCGGCATTGTTACCCATTGGACGATTATCGACGATCCCGAATATGACCGGATGGCGGTCAATCTGCGGCTGTTCGATCCGGCGCTGTGGCAAAATCTGCCGCGCCGGAAAATCGACGGGGCCAGTTACTGA
- a CDS encoding NAD-dependent deacylase produces MANIRNIVILTGAGVSAESGIDTFRSEGGLWEQHRVEDVATPEGFARDPDLVLRFYDMRREAIQTKQPNAAHDALARLDKAWTGETGRELLIVTQNVDDLHERAGAERVLHMHGTHLNAWCTSCDTRTPWTGTLIERPPCPACNASALRPDVVWFGEMPYRMEEIYGALQQADLFVSIGTSGAVYPAAGFVRDARKLGLKTLELNLEPSQGSRWFGESRHGPATQIVPEWVEELLG; encoded by the coding sequence ATGGCCAATATCCGCAATATCGTAATCCTGACCGGCGCCGGTGTGAGCGCCGAAAGCGGCATCGACACTTTCCGCAGCGAAGGCGGCTTGTGGGAACAGCACAGGGTCGAAGATGTCGCCACGCCCGAAGGGTTTGCCCGCGATCCCGATCTGGTGCTGCGGTTCTATGATATGCGGCGCGAGGCGATCCAGACCAAACAGCCCAACGCGGCGCATGATGCGCTGGCGCGGCTTGACAAGGCCTGGACCGGAGAAACAGGGCGCGAGCTGCTGATCGTCACCCAGAATGTCGATGATCTGCACGAGCGCGCCGGGGCAGAGCGTGTGCTGCATATGCACGGCACGCATCTCAACGCGTGGTGCACATCCTGCGATACGCGTACGCCGTGGACGGGGACATTGATCGAACGCCCGCCATGCCCCGCCTGCAATGCCAGCGCGCTGCGCCCCGATGTCGTGTGGTTTGGCGAAATGCCATACCGGATGGAGGAGATTTACGGCGCGTTGCAACAGGCGGATCTGTTCGTTTCCATCGGCACATCGGGCGCGGTCTATCCGGCGGCAGGCTTTGTGCGCGATGCCCGCAAACTCGGCCTGAAAACGCTGGAGCTCAATCTCGAACCAAGCCAGGGATCGCGCTGGTTTGGCGAATCGCGCCATGGGCCAGCCACGCAAATCGTGCCCGAATGGGTGGAGGAATTGCTCGGATGA
- the dapB gene encoding 4-hydroxy-tetrahydrodipicolinate reductase translates to MTRIGIIGSEGRMGHALEIAIGEAGHRFAGGADKGGDPAALAQMCDVLVDFSAPAALADNLAAAQSAGIPVLIGTTGLGDEHQIALDEAAQTIAVLQTGNTSLGVTLLAHLVREAAGKLGDDWDIEIVEMHHRMKVDAPSGTALLLGEAAAQGRGIDLSASMESGRDGHTGARAKGAIGFAALRGGTAAGDHAVILAGEQERITLSHQAEDRSIFARGAVRGAQWLIGKAAARYSMNDVLGL, encoded by the coding sequence ATGACCAGAATCGGAATTATCGGCAGCGAAGGCCGGATGGGGCACGCTCTGGAGATCGCCATTGGCGAGGCCGGACACCGCTTTGCCGGCGGCGCGGACAAGGGCGGCGATCCCGCTGCTCTGGCCCAAATGTGCGATGTGCTGGTCGATTTTTCCGCGCCCGCCGCTCTGGCTGACAACCTCGCCGCGGCGCAATCTGCGGGTATCCCGGTGCTGATCGGAACGACCGGCTTAGGTGATGAACATCAAATTGCCCTGGACGAGGCCGCGCAGACCATCGCTGTTCTGCAAACAGGCAACACCTCGCTCGGTGTTACGCTGCTCGCCCATCTGGTGCGTGAAGCTGCCGGAAAACTGGGCGATGACTGGGATATCGAGATTGTCGAAATGCATCACCGTATGAAGGTGGATGCGCCGTCGGGCACCGCATTGCTGCTGGGCGAAGCGGCAGCGCAGGGGCGCGGGATCGATCTGTCCGCCAGCATGGAAAGCGGGCGAGACGGACATACCGGTGCGCGGGCCAAGGGAGCCATCGGCTTCGCCGCGCTGCGCGGCGGCACGGCGGCGGGCGATCATGCGGTCATTCTGGCGGGCGAGCAGGAGCGGATCACGCTGTCGCATCAGGCCGAGGATCGTTCGATCTTTGCGCGCGGGGCCGTACGCGGCGCGCAGTGGCTGATTGGCAAAGCCGCCGCACGCTATTCGATGAATGATGTTCTGGGCCTGTGA
- the nth gene encoding endonuclease III has product MTKDQIFEFFSRLAEDNPAPVTELEYGNCYQLVVAVALSAQATDVGVNKATRRLFAEVETPEQMVELGEDGLKEHIKTIGLFNSKAKNVILLSQRLIDHYGSEVPEDRDELVTLPGVGRKTANVVLNCHFGHETFAVDTHVFRVGNRTGLAKGKTPEAVEAKLEKRVPQPFRRDAHHWLILHGRYTCKARTPECWRCNVAELCSFRKKTIRKP; this is encoded by the coding sequence ATGACCAAAGACCAGATTTTCGAGTTTTTCAGCCGATTGGCGGAGGATAATCCCGCGCCCGTGACCGAGCTGGAATACGGCAATTGCTATCAGCTGGTGGTGGCAGTGGCGCTATCGGCGCAGGCGACCGATGTGGGCGTGAACAAGGCCACGCGGCGGCTGTTTGCCGAAGTGGAAACGCCAGAACAAATGGTCGAGCTTGGCGAAGATGGCCTGAAAGAACACATCAAGACGATCGGTCTGTTCAATTCGAAAGCGAAAAACGTCATCCTGCTCTCACAGCGGCTGATCGATCATTACGGCAGCGAAGTTCCCGAAGACCGCGACGAGCTGGTGACGCTGCCCGGCGTGGGCCGCAAAACCGCCAATGTCGTGCTGAATTGCCATTTCGGACATGAGACTTTTGCGGTCGATACGCATGTGTTTCGCGTCGGCAACCGCACCGGTCTTGCCAAGGGGAAAACGCCCGAAGCGGTCGAGGCGAAGCTGGAAAAACGCGTTCCCCAGCCCTTCCGCCGCGACGCGCATCACTGGCTGATCCTCCACGGCCGCTACACCTGCAAAGCGCGGACGCCCGAATGCTGGCGCTGCAATGTGGCGGAGCTATGCAGTTTCAGGAAAAAGACTATCCGGAAGCCTTGA
- a CDS encoding dicarboxylate/amino acid:cation symporter, translating to MMRFWFAIPLWQRVIAALILGIVAGLLWGPDAESIKIIGDIFIAFIKMLVVPLIFFSLVSGVAAIGDLKKLGAVGGRAILLFLVTGQIAVWLGLLLGTFFAPGSGLDKAMIEAGTIPEPNDTTWREMLLGIVPQSPVQVMADVNVLPLIVFATLVGIGILMAEKDGEPVAKIFDSGSVVMQKVTAIVMELTPFGVFALMAWVAGTQGTGALLALAKLVGLNYIGCLLIIFVMYSAMIKFLAKLPVIDFFRGIVDAMAVAYSTASSNATLPVTLRCTQRNLGVSPSVSSFIVSLGATVNMNGTAMYLGLATLFGAQVFGVDLSWADYFLISILATAGAIGAAGIPGAGLIMMALVFGAVGVPLETIALVAGVDRIMDMMRTVTNVSGDAAITTTVASMTGEIDVKEMVSADDV from the coding sequence ATGATGCGTTTCTGGTTTGCCATCCCGCTGTGGCAGCGGGTTATTGCTGCGCTGATCCTCGGCATTGTCGCTGGTCTGCTGTGGGGCCCGGACGCGGAAAGTATCAAGATCATCGGCGATATTTTTATCGCTTTTATCAAAATGCTGGTCGTGCCGCTGATCTTTTTCAGCCTGGTGTCGGGCGTTGCCGCGATCGGCGATCTCAAGAAACTGGGTGCGGTGGGCGGCCGTGCCATTCTGCTGTTTCTGGTCACCGGACAGATTGCCGTGTGGCTGGGTCTGCTGCTCGGCACGTTTTTCGCGCCCGGTAGCGGGCTGGACAAGGCCATGATCGAGGCGGGGACCATCCCCGAGCCCAACGACACCACCTGGCGCGAGATGCTGCTCGGGATTGTCCCGCAAAGCCCTGTGCAGGTGATGGCGGATGTCAACGTGCTGCCGCTGATCGTGTTTGCAACCCTGGTCGGGATCGGGATACTGATGGCCGAAAAGGACGGCGAGCCGGTTGCGAAAATCTTCGATTCGGGCTCTGTCGTGATGCAGAAAGTCACCGCGATCGTGATGGAACTGACCCCGTTCGGTGTGTTCGCGCTGATGGCGTGGGTCGCGGGGACGCAGGGCACGGGCGCGCTGCTGGCGCTGGCGAAGCTGGTCGGTCTGAATTATATCGGCTGCTTGCTGATTATCTTCGTGATGTATTCCGCGATGATCAAATTCCTTGCAAAATTGCCCGTGATCGATTTCTTCCGCGGGATCGTGGATGCGATGGCGGTGGCCTATTCAACCGCTTCGTCCAACGCCACGCTGCCCGTCACGCTGCGCTGCACCCAGCGCAATCTGGGGGTGTCGCCCAGCGTGTCGAGCTTTATCGTTTCGCTTGGCGCGACGGTGAATATGAACGGCACCGCGATGTATCTGGGGCTGGCGACATTGTTCGGCGCGCAGGTGTTCGGCGTGGATTTGAGCTGGGCGGATTACTTCCTGATTTCGATCCTTGCGACAGCCGGAGCAATCGGCGCAGCGGGTATCCCCGGCGCGGGCCTGATCATGATGGCGCTGGTCTTCGGCGCAGTCGGCGTACCGCTGGAAACCATCGCCCTGGTCGCGGGCGTTGACCGGATCATGGATATGATGCGCACGGTCACGAATGTGTCGGGCGATGCCGCGATTACGACAACTGTGGCCAGCATGACGGGTGAGATCGACGTAAAGGAAATGGTTAGCGCAGATGATGTTTGA
- the dapE gene encoding succinyl-diaminopimelate desuccinylase, with protein sequence MDETSTLVSRSAVELAEALIACPSVTPATGLVFDALEAMLAPLGFDVHRFTAGEAPDGPVENLFAIRRGPAGCRHFAFAGHLDVVPPGKNWHSGPFAPERRGALLFGRGAVDMKGAIASMVAAAADVPADAGTISFIITGDEEGPALYGTRALIDHIRETGDVPDLCLVGEPTSVNRLGDMMKIGRRGSVNIWLEVEGSQGHVAYPHLADNPIPRLVAKLAELNALVLDEGTEWFQASNLEITELEVGNPAHNVIPALATARISIRFNDLHSGASLSQQVITIAEKHGGKAVPVVSGEPFLTPPGEFSAMIAAAVKAETGIEPEASTSGGTSDARFLKDLCPVIEFGLVNATMHKTDEAVAMDDLETLGRIYRRIAVAALGGHKAG encoded by the coding sequence ATGGACGAAACCAGCACCCTTGTCAGCCGCAGCGCCGTCGAACTTGCCGAAGCGCTGATTGCCTGCCCCAGCGTGACACCGGCGACGGGATTGGTGTTTGACGCGCTGGAGGCGATGCTTGCGCCGCTGGGCTTCGATGTCCACAGATTTACTGCGGGTGAGGCGCCTGACGGGCCGGTGGAAAACCTGTTCGCAATCAGGCGCGGTCCGGCCGGCTGCAGACACTTTGCCTTTGCTGGCCATCTCGATGTGGTTCCGCCGGGGAAGAATTGGCACAGCGGGCCGTTTGCACCCGAGCGGCGCGGCGCTTTGTTGTTCGGACGCGGCGCGGTGGATATGAAGGGCGCGATTGCCAGCATGGTGGCGGCGGCAGCCGATGTGCCCGCCGATGCCGGGACGATCAGCTTCATCATCACCGGCGATGAGGAAGGCCCGGCGCTATACGGCACGCGCGCGCTGATCGATCATATTCGCGAGACGGGCGATGTGCCCGATCTGTGCCTGGTGGGCGAACCGACATCGGTGAACCGGCTGGGCGACATGATGAAGATCGGGCGGCGCGGGTCGGTAAATATCTGGCTGGAGGTCGAGGGATCGCAGGGCCATGTGGCCTATCCGCATCTGGCCGATAATCCCATTCCCAGGCTTGTGGCCAAACTGGCCGAACTGAACGCGCTGGTGCTCGACGAAGGCACCGAATGGTTTCAGGCCTCCAACCTGGAAATAACCGAGCTGGAAGTGGGCAACCCGGCGCACAATGTCATCCCTGCACTGGCCACCGCGCGCATCTCGATCCGGTTCAATGATCTGCACAGCGGCGCGTCGCTGTCGCAGCAAGTTATCACCATCGCCGAAAAACATGGCGGCAAGGCCGTGCCCGTAGTTTCGGGCGAGCCGTTTCTCACGCCGCCGGGCGAATTTTCAGCGATGATCGCCGCTGCGGTAAAGGCCGAAACGGGTATCGAACCCGAAGCCAGCACCAGCGGGGGAACGTCCGATGCGCGTTTTTTGAAAGACCTTTGCCCGGTTATCGAATTCGGCCTGGTCAATGCCACCATGCATAAAACGGATGAAGCGGTGGCGATGGACGATCTCGAAACGCTCGGGCGGATTTACCGGCGTATTGCCGTGGCGGCGCTGGGCGGGCACAAGGCCGGATAA
- a CDS encoding cupin domain-containing protein produces the protein MPKLDLGKIEQTNRTGYPPPFDAPVAGRLYRRLAPPSGLTQMGASHVTLRPGAWSSQRHWHAAADELVVMLSGEAVLIDDSGETIMRAGDIAAFPKGEANGHHLVNRSAADCVFVAVSAGDRDGSGEYPDIDMRFTADGYFRKDGTRYATDRIP, from the coding sequence ATGCCCAAACTTGATCTTGGCAAAATCGAACAAACCAACCGGACAGGCTATCCGCCGCCGTTCGACGCGCCTGTCGCGGGCCGGCTATACCGCCGCCTGGCCCCGCCATCCGGCTTGACGCAAATGGGCGCCAGCCATGTTACGCTGAGGCCCGGTGCATGGTCATCGCAGCGCCACTGGCACGCGGCGGCGGACGAGCTGGTCGTCATGCTGTCGGGCGAAGCGGTGCTGATCGATGATAGCGGCGAGACCATCATGCGCGCAGGCGATATTGCCGCCTTCCCGAAAGGCGAGGCGAACGGACACCATCTGGTCAACCGCAGCGCTGCAGACTGCGTGTTCGTGGCGGTGAGCGCAGGCGACAGGGATGGTAGCGGCGAATATCCCGATATCGATATGCGCTTCACTGCGGACGGTTATTTCCGCAAGGACGGGACGCGCTACGCGACGGACCGCATTCCATGA
- a CDS encoding LysE family translocator: MDWLGFAIAVLLIELTPGPNMAWLVALTLSAGKRHGLAATAGIALGLAGNAALAAAGLAALFAAEPAVERWIGFGGAAMMVWLAWSAWQNSADTSAAVAKWQTPRRDFAAGFLINLFNPKAAVFYLAVVPQFIDGTQPTLAQAITLGMISVAIATTVHLVLVLGATRARPFVADPARTKFIRRFLAIIMLAVAAWFIRGALS; this comes from the coding sequence GTGGACTGGCTCGGTTTTGCCATCGCAGTGCTGCTGATCGAGCTGACGCCTGGACCCAATATGGCGTGGCTGGTGGCTTTGACGCTGAGCGCCGGAAAACGGCACGGGCTGGCGGCAACTGCGGGGATTGCGCTGGGTCTTGCCGGTAATGCCGCGCTGGCGGCAGCCGGGCTGGCGGCACTGTTTGCGGCGGAACCGGCGGTGGAACGCTGGATCGGTTTTGGCGGCGCGGCAATGATGGTGTGGCTGGCATGGAGCGCGTGGCAAAATTCGGCCGATACTTCGGCGGCGGTTGCCAAATGGCAGACCCCGCGGCGCGATTTTGCCGCCGGGTTCCTGATCAACCTGTTCAATCCCAAGGCGGCTGTGTTCTATCTGGCGGTGGTGCCGCAATTTATCGACGGAACGCAGCCCACCCTTGCGCAGGCCATAACGCTGGGGATGATCAGCGTGGCCATCGCCACCACTGTTCATCTGGTGCTGGTGCTGGGTGCCACACGCGCGCGGCCGTTCGTCGCCGATCCTGCGCGCACAAAGTTTATCCGGCGGTTTCTGGCGATCATCATGCTGGCGGTGGCCGCATGGTTTATCCGCGGCGCGCTATCCTAA